The sequence GGGAACGGGAAACGAACGCGTACTTTCAAACGGCCCTGCCTCAACAACCCCGACTGTACGCTTACACCGATGGCATCGTTCCATTTACTGCCGTAGGTTTGCACTTTTACACCCTCGCCATCAAAAGTAAAACTACTGCTGATGCCGCCTGTCCATAGGTTCAATTCCTGGCGGATGTTTTGGATATCCGATGGTTTAGCTTCGCTGCCATCCTTATGCAATAGCACAAAACCCAGGTTGCCCAGTTGCAGGCGATGCGGGTTTTCGCGATACCAGTTCACCGCGTCTTTAGTACGCTGCGATGAATTGCCTTGTGTAGAATAGCTGGCCTCGTGCCCGTTAAAATGGTAGGTCTTCAGCGTTTCCTCAAATTTAAAATCGCCGCTGTTAGGGAACTTGCCCCAACCCCATTCCGATTGTGTGCCTAACGGTACGCCCTTGGCATAATGCTCCGGAAAAGTTTGCAGACCGGTAGCATCTACTGTAAACGCGAATCGGCCGTTACCAACGGTAAGCGAGGCTAAAGTATCCATCCACTTGTTCACTACGTTATGCCTGGTCACCAAAGCTTTACGATCTATCTTTTGCACGGCTTTTTGTGCCTGCGTGAAGCCCAGCGAAAAACTTGTAATGACGATAACGGATAATATTTTCTTCATTGGATATAATTACGATTCAATTTTAAATATAAACGGTGCGGCGGTCATATACTTGCCCCCCTGCGATGTAGTGAACAAATAAGTGGGCTTCCCTTTTTGAAACAGCAGTTGTGGCCGTTCAAAACGCCCGTACTTATTCAGGTATTTTGGCGGTGGCGGCTGCTGGATATGGTAATAATCGGCATTGAAGTAAGCGATCTCCGGCTCGTTCCATTTTTTGCCGGTTTTTGATGTCATGATCAAACCATCCTGGTGATTATACCAACCCATATCCCGGGCCAGCATATTAAATTTGCCTTTATCCATCCAAACAAAAGCATCCTCCAACTGAGCGTTATTGCCCTTGCCCGAGAAATCGATAACCGGATTACCATCATATTTCACGTACGGCCCCTCCAACTTATCTGACATGGCCAGCCCGTACTTGCGGTTTCCCTTCACCAGCGGGTCGGTACCGGTCTCGTACTCTTTGGTATTCCACGATTTATAGAACAACCAGTATTGCCCGTTGGGATGTTTGATGAATGCCGGATTGGTGGTGCAATGATCGTCCCAGGCACCCTCCGGACCGGGCAGCAGCAGTGGCGAATCGGGTCGTGTCCATGGCCCGTTCAGCGAATCGGCAATGGCCAGGCCTATACGTTTGGTGTTAGTCTTGCCATTACTGTTGCCCATAAAAAACAGGCAATACTTGCCATCAACAAATTTGATGGATGGGTTGTGACAAGTAGTGGCATCCCAAAAACCGGGGCCACGTGGCGCCAGCACCACGCTTTTAAATGCAAACTCGCTTTCGGGCGTATCGGCTACGGCATGGCAGATCTCCGATCCGTTTATCCAGCCACTCATCTTTTTTGATTCTGCCCAGCGCGAAAAGAATACATGGATCTTGCCATCCGGCCCCTCTATCGGGCTATTGCACCATACGTAATAGCCCTCCATTTCCAACGTACGGCCCACAGGCTTCAGCTTTTTAGCAAAGGCCGATACGTGGTCGCCATCAGCCAAAACCAGTCCCGGCATTAATGCCAGTGCCGAAGCTACCCCTATCTGCTGTATAAATTCTCTGCGTTCCATTGTTTAAAACACTACCTGGTAAACCGGCGTAGTTGTTATGCCATTAAGCACGGCATGGCTATTATCCTTAAAATTAGTATCCGTTCCCGGCTCAAAGTAAATATTAGTTTTACCAATCATTGGCGTTAACTGCAGCATAAATTTATCGCCCGCTAAATGCTGCTGCTCGCGGCGCAGGCTGAAAGGCATAGCGCCAAGGCCATAATAGTCGTCGGCGATAATTTTACCATTAGCGTAGATAGCCGCTGTATTTGCCTGGTAATTAATGAATATTAAAACATCGTATACATTAGCGGGCAAACGTTTTGGCAGCGATAACTCGTACGCCTTGTAAGGCAAGGTATCTAAATAGTTAACGCCATAAGCCGGCTTTAAAGGTGTTTGCCCAATGGCTGAAGCGTATTGATTCATCCGCTTATCATCCGATACTTGTTTAAACGGAACATCTACCCGAGCGGCAGACTTCAACGCCACATCGTAACGGTTAAATATACCTGTTGTGGTAGCCGCATGCACATCTTTATTCTTTACCCGGATGGCCGGATAAGTATAAAACGAGAACTTCTCGTTGCCGACAGAACGTATCGTTAGCGAGTCCTTTACCTCATCATAAAACGCCTGTTTATCGGCTATCAGTAAAGTTTTAATTCCCTTTATATCAAATGTGTAACTATTTTTTGCTTCTTCTTTAGTTAAGATGATAAGCTTTACTTTTTTACCCGACTTTGTGGTAATACTTGCCACACAATTTTTACCCGGCTTGATATCTGTAAGATAGGTAAAGCCGCCATCCTTAACCGCTTTACCGCTTGCGAAAGTTATTTGGGCAATGGTTTTGTTATCCAGTTTAAATTCTGGCTTGATGTTGCCGATAGGATAGTAAAAATAGCTATTGCCCAAAACAGCTGATGGGTGAACTGTAGCGTATTTGATCAGTAAACCACCTGCATTATCATTGAACGGTAGCGCGCCATAGTCGCCATCGCTAATATTAATGCCGCCTTTTTCGGGGATACGTATCGTTTCGCCAGCCGTTTTAATGATAAACGCCGCCTGGTGGGCAGCCATATTTGCATGACGGGTGTAATTATTGAAAAACACAAATCCCGAATTACCTTTATTACGCACCGCGTAACGCAAGGTCTGCATATCATCAGGCTTAGACGGGTTATCTGCCGGGATGGTACTGAACATAGGCGCCAGTTTTTCGGTATAGCTGCTGATGAACTGATGCAGCAATTTCAAATCGTGATAACTTTCGCGGGGATATCCCCATTCATTGAGCGGTGCCTGGAAATCGTACGATATCAGGGGATAATCGTTTGGATACGGATAAATACCTGTCTTCGATTCCTGCGTTGGGTAACTACCATCCCAACTTAGCGGGTGCTGCGTACCATGGAAAACATAGTAACCCAGCATATTAGCGCCAGTACCTAAACGAGTATATAGCATACCCATTACATCTGCCGGTTTAATAATTGGACGGCGTAAATAGGTAATTTGGATCCCCGGCCCCATCTCCACTGTTAAAAACGGATGGCGGTATATGGGCTGACTGGCTTCTTCGGCAACAGGTTTATTAATATCGTTCCCAATGTTTTTATCGCGGCGGTCGGTAATAAATGTATAAAGGTTATTTGGCGGAAGTTCCTTAGTATTCTGCGTCCACGGTGCTTCGGCATAACCGCCCCAAAGTGGTAATACGTCATCCTCGGGCACAATTGGCCCGGGCCAACCGGTTACTACGTAAAACGGCACGTCCATCCCAAGGCTTACAGCCAACTTTTTCAAAGCGGCCATATACTGGTAACCCGCGCTTTGCGGACTGGTGCTGCGCACTTCGTTATCAACCTGCAAGCCAATAATAGGGCCGCCATCTTTATAGTAAAGTCCTTTAAATTGTTTAGCCAGTTCGGTATACCAGGTAACAACCTCGGGCTGGATGTTGCCGTTGGTACTGGCACGGTCGGTGCCGCTTTTTAAACGTTTTTTTACATACCAATCAGGATAACCACCATTACGGGCTTCGCCATGCGCCCATGGCCCAACGCGTACTACAGCCTGCAAGCCGTGTTTAGCACACAATTGCAAAAAGTAACGCACATCCCGGTTATCATCAAAACGAAAATGCCCTTCTTCCTCCTCGTGATGATTCCAGAAGTTATACAGGGCGATAACCTGTATACCCGCCGCCTTCATTTGCAGCAGGGCCTGCTCCCACTCGGCACGGGGGTAGCGCGAATAATGGAACTCGCCCATTATCGGCAAAACTGGTTTACCACCCCGGCGCAGGTACCAGTTGTTCAGATCGAACTTTTGACCTTTCGGATCGACGTTGGTTCCCTGTTTAAAATGATTGTTCTCCACATAAGCAGGATACTTACCTAACGCTACAGTATGCTCTTCTACCGATTGCGCATAACTTGAAACTCCAAACCATCCCGCGAATGCGGCCAATAAACTGATATGTTTAAGATATGCAGGCACTATTTCAGAAATTTATTTAGGGTTAGATCAGGGTACGATTTGATACCGGCAATCACAAATTTGGTATTCTCTTTAGCGCCGGCCTCGATGGTATGGGTATGGTCGGCATGGAAATAAGTGGCACGCACTTTGGCTTCGCCTTCCTTATCATAAAAATCGCAGATCATGGTGTTCAGATCGATGAAGTAAGCGCCGGTTTGCTGCGCTACTTCCTTAGCCCATGCACCATAATTGTTGGTCATATTGCGGCCTGATGATTTACCGTCCTTCCAATCATTACGCGGTATAGGCGAGCAGATGATGGCGATAGCGCCTTTAGCTTTGGCATCGTTAATATACTTGCGCATATACCATCCGTAGCTGTGCACCACTTCCTGTTTTTGCATGTATTTCATAGGGTTGTACACCTCCTTTTGCTCGTCGCCAACGCCTTTAAAAGTGCCGCGGGCACGGGCCGTATCATCCAGCGGGCCGTTATCGTTATGGCCGAACTGCATGATCACATAATCGCCCGGCTTTACTTTGGCCAGTACCTTATCCCACAAACCCATGTTAATAAACGACCGGCTGCTGGTGCCGCCAAGCGCATCATTCTCAATATTTATCCGGGTAGTATCAAAGTATTCGTGAATATAATGCCCCCATCCCCACTGTCCATCCGAGCCCATTTTCTGACCATCATCGCGGCCGTTCTTCACGGTCGAATCGCCGATCATATAAAAAGTGGGCTTATCCTGCGGTTTAATGAACATAAATGACGACAGCGATATGATAGCCGTTGTCAAAATCATTAAACCAGTATGTTTGCGTATGAAACTCTTTGCGTTCATCATCAATATTATTTCTTCACGTAATTATTCAATGCGATGGATGGCTGTAATTTTAACCCCTCAACAAAAGATTGGGCGTTAATTTCGGCACCGGCTTTATTGGTATGCGTGTGGTCGGTACCAAACAGCGCGAAAACCTGTTCGCGGGTTAGCTGGTTGTATTTATTGGCGGTGATGGTATTCACATCCACAAAAGGTACATTTTCCTGCTCGGCTACCTGTTTAGCCCACAGGCCATAGTCTTTATCGGCCAGGATAATTTTCCCGTCCTTATCCCATTCACGGCGCGGTATCATCGAAACTACAATAGGGTTAGCACCTTTTGCTTTCGCTTCGCGGATAAATTTGCGGAAATACCAACCGTAAGTATGCACCACCTCTGGCGCTTTGTTAGCCCAATTAAGGGTAACCGAATCGTCGCTGATGCCCCTTAATACGCCACGGTCGCCGTTCTTTTTAGCGGTATCCGGCTTCGACCCTTCATTGTGGCCGAAACCCATAATTACAAAGTCGCCGGGTTTTAATGATGCAACCACCTTAGCCCAACGGCCTTCGCGGGTAAACGAGCGTGTGCTGCGACCGGCCATGGCGCTGTTTACCACAGTTATACGGTTAGTATCCAGCTGCCAGGCAATGGTGGTACCCCAGCCCCATAATTCCTTATCGTTATTATGCATGGTCGAGTCGCCCACCATATACAACGTAGGCTTTTGCTGGATGAATGCCGAACCGATAACAACCATCATCAGCAGGGCGAAAACGTATTTTATCTTTTTCATTTATTGAGTAAATATTGATTCAGGGGATTTTTAGGGTTGGCACGGATACCATCAACAACAGATTGCGCGTTCACCGCCGCACCCATTTTATTAGTATGCGTTTTATCGGCGGCGAAAATTTTGGCTACCGAATCGGCGCCCATTTTCTCGTATTTATCGGCAGCGATATTATTCATATCGATAAAGATCACGCCCTCCTGCTCGGCTACCTGTTTCGACCACAGGCCGTAGTTCTGATCGGCGCGGGGCACCTTGCCATCTTTAAAAACATCATGCGGTATCATAGATAGCACCATCGGTGTAGCGCCTTTTGACTTGGCTTCGCGGATAAACTTGCGGAAATACCAACCAAAAGTGTGCACGATCTCCAGTTTGCCATCGGGCCAGGTTAAATGTACGGTATCCTCGCCTATGCCTTTCAACACGCCACGCCCGGTAGCACGGCCATTAGCATCAGGGTTTGGCGGCGGGATGCCGGGTTTAGCGCCCTCGTTATGGCCAAAAACCATCAGCACATAATCACCCGGTTTTAGCAGCGAATCTACCTTATCCCAGCGGCCCTCCTTTACAAAGGTACGGGTACTGCGCCCGGCCATAGCATGGTTGGCCACGCTAATGCGGTTGGTATCTACAAAATCGGCAAATGCCGTCCCCCAGCCCATCATCGGCAGGGTATTTTTGGTTGTGGAATCGCCAATGATATAAATGGTTGGCTTTTGTTGTTTTGTAAATGCCAGTCCGATGAGTCCTGCCACCAGCAGCATCGCTAATCCCTTTAATGTATTTTCAGCCCGCTTATCCATAGCTTATTATTTTACAACGTTAATAGCCACCGAACCTGTAGCCACACCCGGCGCCGATGCTTTTACCATTACCGCACCCATAGCGCTGCCTTTTATAATAGCAATGCATTTGCCCTTAAAACTGTTACGATATGGCAGTATAAACGAATCGTGATTGGCCAGATCGCCGTTATCGGTAGCAGCAATAACAGCCGGACCGGTCACACTAAAGGTTACCACCTTATCGCTGTTGGGGCAAAGCACACCATCTGCATCCACCACCTGTGCAGTTACATAGGCTACATCGTCCCAGTTGTTATTTATTTTCGGGCGGTCTACCGTTAATATCACTTTAGCAGGTGCACCGGCGGTCTTGAGCTCATCGTTGGCAACAACTTTACCGCCATTTTTAGCTACAGCTTTAATAGTGCCTTTTTCAAACGGAACGCTCCAATCGCGTGGCGCGTCATTAGCCGGTTTCAGCTTCACACCCAATGATTTACCGTTCAGAAACAACTCCACTTCATCGCAATTGCTGTAAACCGATACGCGGGCATCTGTATAAGCCGCCATATCAGCAGGCGTCCAATCGGCTACCATTGGGCCGCCACCAGCATTATCCCTTTTGCGCACAATATGCACTACCGGTTTCTCCGACCACCAGCTTTCGCGCTGATAACTTAAAGGGCGCGAGCCGCCAGTACGGTCTAACAAAGCCTGCCCGTTAACGGTATTTGGCCAGTCGGCTTCGCCCAGGTAATCTACACCCGTCCACAGGAACTGGCCGGCCATATATTTATTATCGCGCATAGGCAGCCAGGCGCTGAGGGTATGGCCATTTTCGGTACCGATCACTTTCCAATCCGGGTGCGCTTCGTGGGCGGCAACCAGTTCGTTTTCGCGGTAATTTTGGCCAACCACATCCATCATTTTGGCAAAGCCGTTATCGTATACTTTGGATACATTGGGGCGGAACAGCGCCATGGTAACCGGGCGTGTGCCATCAGTCTTGTGGATCAGGTCCTGCATATCGCGGTATTTTTTAAAGCCCGATGAGTCGCCCAGGTTATCGTGGATCTCGTTACCAATACTGTAGATCACGATGGATGGGTGGTTACGGTCGCGCATAACCATATCGCGGGTATCGGTAAGGCCCCATTGTTTAAAAAACTTATCGTAACCGCCTTCGCCGCGCACTTTGTTGGCTTCCCAGGTGTCGAAGTTCTCGTCCATCACCACAAAACCCATGCGGTCGCATAGGTCTAAAAACTCAGGGGCTACCGGGTTGTGCGATGTACGGATACCGTTCACGCCCAAGTCTTTTAGTAATTGCAATCGGCGCTCCCAAACTCGCAATGGAACAGCCGCGCCTACCGCGCCGCCATCGTGGTGCAGGCAAACACCTTTTATCATCAGCTTTTTACCGTTTAGTACAAAGCCTTCTTCTGCGGTAAACTTCGCTTCGCGGATACCGAAACTGGTGGTTTGATCATCAACCACTTTACCGCCAACACTTACCGATGTAAGCGCTTGGTATAAAGCAGGTTTGTCAGTGCTCCATAACTCAGGCTTGGTGATAGTATAGTCGTTCTCTACGGTAACCGAGCCACCCGCAGGCACGCTGCGCGTTCCACCTGACGTCGAGGCGTTAACCGGTTTGCCATCGGCAGCTGCAAAAGTGGTTTTTACCGTAAAGTTTTGGGTTGATCTTCCCGAGTTAACGACGGTTGTTTTAACGTGCACCGTTGCTTTATCGGCACTAACATTTGGTGTGGTTACGTATACACCCCAGTTATCAATATGCAGCGCATCGGTAACTACCAGCCTTACATGCCTGTAAATACCCGCGCCGGTATAATAGCGCGAGGCGGGCTGCACCGAGTTATCGGCACGCACTGATATCACATTGCTTTTGCCATTGCCAAAGTTAAGGTGGCCGGTCAGATCATACATAAAGCTGATATAGCCATAAGGCCGTTTGCCCAGGTGAAAATCGTTTATCCAAACATCGCTGTTGGCCATTACACCATCGAACGCGATGCTCACCTGTTTTGCAGCATCTGCATCATCCATAGTAAAATGCTTACGGTACCAACCTGTACCCGATGGCAAATAACCACCGCCTCGACCTGTAGGGTTATCCTTATTATATTCACCCAAAATCATCCAATCATGCGGAACATCTACCTTTTTCCATTGCGCATCTGCAAAACTTGTTTTGTCGGCTCCGGATGGATCGCCCTGGAAAAACAACCATGACTTGTCGAAAGATAGTGTTTTGCGGCCTGCGGCAGTGGTTTGCGCATGTGTTGTTGCCACAGTTACCAGCAACAGTGAAAGCAATGGAAAGTATATTTTCTTCATAAGCACGATGGTTTATTTTAATTTGGGTTTCAGTTTATCATCAGTTTTTTCCTTCAGTAAGGCCCGGCCAGCTATCCGTTCGGAATGGCGAGGCAGGTAATCCGGCCTTATTATATAAATTGGGATACGGAATACTACGCCACGCGAAACGCACCGCTACCGGTTTGTTTACCAGCGAACTGCTCACTATCAGCATATTTCCTTCTATTTTAGCCTGCGCGCCATGAAAAACGTGGTCATCGCCGGCAATAGTAAATTCTTTGAGGTCGCCATCTTTGGCTACTAATCCCTCGCCCACTTCGTCAAAACTAATGCGGATCTTATCGCCTTCGATTTTCATAGCTTTATAAAGCGGACCTGAATAAGGCATCTCCTTAAAACCATAATCATGCGCAAGTGGCCACAATGCCAGGCGCTTACCAACCAGTTCCTTATTACGCGGATGTACATTGGCCGAGTCGCCGTTATCAATAGTTACAGCCATACCGGTATGCGGCACGTTGCGGTAGGTTAGCAACTGCGCTTCGCGGATCTCGGCATTTTGGGTATAGTGTGGCGAGATCTGCACGAAATAAAACGGCAGGTTTTGATCGTGATGGTCATCGCGCCAGCTTTTTATCATGGCCGGGAACAGTTTGCGATACTGGTAAGCATGGTCGGCATTGCTTTCGCCCTGATACCAGATCACACCTTTTACCGTGTAGTTAATAATAGGCGCTATCATACCGTTATACAGTTTATAAGGCGATTTGCTGTTGGTCATCGGGTCGGCAGGTTTTGCCGGGGCCTTGGGGGCTTTTATATTTTGCAGGCGTGCAGCGGCGGTATCCTTTTGCCATTGCGCCAGTAATGCAGGGTAGTTTTTCATTTCCTGCGGATAGCTTTTCAGCGCGTTATCATAACGGGAAAGGATAACGTTCAGATCGGCGTCCGATTGCAACACTTCCTTCTTCGTCCAGGCTTCGGCTGGGGTACCTCCCCAGGTAGAAGCGATCAGCCCGATGGGGAACCCTGTTTTTGCATAGATCTCGCGGGCGTAGTAATAAGCCACTGCCGAAAACAGGCGGGCGTTACCTGGGTTGGCTTCCTGCCACTCGCCCTGGGTATCATTCATCAACGTATCCGAAACAGTTTCTTTAACGGTGTACTCCCTAATGTATGGGTTATTGATCTTGGCTACTTCGGCCTCGTAATCGTTCACGCCGGTTTCCCAGGTGGCCGGGCCTTTAGCAATGGTAAATTTCATGTTAGATTGTCCCGAACACAACCACACCTCGCCTATCAGTACGTTTTTTATTTCGATGGTATTTTTGCCTTTGAAAGTAAGGCTGTAAGCGGTTTTACTTGCGGCCGGGGTGACTATAGAAATATTCCACTTGCCATTTTTATCGGCGGTAGCAACTATGGCGCTTTTAGACCAGCTATATTCTACACTCACCTTTTCTCCCGGCGATGCCCAGCCCCATAAGTTCACCTTAGATCTTTGCTGCAGCACCATGTTATCGGCAATAACCGAGGGCAGCTTAATATCGGCCCGAGCCATACCGCCGCACAACAATAGCAAAGCAAGCGTTTGCAGTTTTTTAAGGATAAAATTAAAGCCGTTTGGTTTAAAAATCATTCTTCTGTTCATAACTCATATTGGTTTTTAAGAATTTTAAAACTAAAAATTCCTATTGCCCATATATGGTGACTGGTTTGCAATTCATTCAGCAGAAATTACCTTGCGCCGAAGCTATAATTGGTACACGAACTTATAAGATAATTTACCAAATGGCATCCTGTAGTATCCTGTAAAAAACGAGAAAAGCGGCCCGGGCGGGTCGCTATCTCCTTTATTAACCAATTTATTACAGAAGAGAGGTTTAGTGATCTTTTTATATTGCCCGGATGTGTTCAAAACACGAACCATATCCTTCGATGTTTAATTTTTATACTGATAAAATAGCCGATTACGGTTTGTTATAATTGTTATACAAACATAGGGGTCATCAAAAAAACAGCCGTCATGGGGTGTCCTGATTGGGCGGGTTAAACCCTTAATATCAGGACAGTACATGATGGCTGAGGAGCTTTACGCCTGGTATATATACTCACCCCGACTGCGCTACGCTGGTCGACCCTCTCTTCGCTGCGCGGAAAGAGAATAGGAACAGTATCGGATCCCCTCTTTCGCCAAAGGCGAGAGAGGGTGGTCGGGCGTAGCCACGACCGGGTGAGTCCACTCGCCGATGAAGCTCCTGTTACGGTTTCTTCACCGCCAACGGCGTCAACGTTACCGGCCCCATCAAACCTGATGGTTTTGGCGACCAGTTTATTGCCGTAAACAAACCATCGGCACCCCGCGAATCGCGACCGTGTGACGGGAAGTTGGTGTTATAGAATATCCTGTACGGGATATTCTTTTTATCCATATCGATAATACGATTGGCCATCAGGTTGGCCACACGAACTTCCAGTTTGTTTACTGCTTTTAACTGTGCGGCAGAGATGTTCAGTGTATACCGCGGACCTATCAGCGTTGCCAGTTTGGCACCGTTTAAAAACACCTCGGCTTCTTCGTGGGCTTTACCTAAATCAAGCTGCCATGTGCCGGTTGTACCGGCAGGTTTGTTAAAGGTGATGGTATAGCTGCCCGTACCTGAAAATGCCTTAGCGTCATCGCCGCCCAGCTCCGTCCACGATTTTAACTCGCCGGTTTTAATATCGGCAGGGATACTCGGGCCGCCGTTCATAAATTTAAGTGTCCAATCGCCGGTTATAGTAACGGCATCGCCTGCTGTTTGATAATAAATGTATGGCGCGCCAGTAATTACGGTTGGCGATGTTTGCAGCACGCAGCTTTCGCCGGGTTGCAGTTGCAGGTATACACTGGTATGTTTATCCTGCTTTATTTTTGCTATGCCCGATCGTTTGGTCATAGGATTGAAGATCACCACCGATTTGGCGTCAACCGATAGCGGCACCCAGCCATCAACCACTTTATCTGTTTTGTTAGATATAAAATAGCTGTTACCTGTTTTGTAAGTACGGCGCACAAATTGCAGGCCCGAATCAGTCATTTCCTCACGACCAATACCGGCTACAGCCATCAAAGGCGTAACCTCATCCGAAAGCAGGAAGCGCCCTTTGCCAACTTTAGCTTCTTTAACGCCATTATTGGTATTGCTGAATTGCAGTTGAGCTAACAGCCCCATCAGCGCGCTGCCGCGCTCATCCAACTTACCGTATCCGGGCACTGTTGAAGGCAGATTTTTATAAACCACTACAGTAGCACCGGCCTTAGCCAGCGACATGATCTTAGCGAAAACGTCAACCGGGATATATTTGGCATTAGGTAGCAGAATGGTCTTATAGCTATTGCCGCCTGTCATCAGCTTTGTGCCTGCCGATTGTACGTTCAAGATCTGCCTGTCGGATATAAAATCGAAGGTATAGCCTTTTTGCAGCATTTCAGCCGAAGCGGTTTCGAAACCTGTC comes from Mucilaginibacter mali and encodes:
- a CDS encoding sialate O-acetylesterase, which translates into the protein MNRRMIFKPNGFNFILKKLQTLALLLLCGGMARADIKLPSVIADNMVLQQRSKVNLWGWASPGEKVSVEYSWSKSAIVATADKNGKWNISIVTPAASKTAYSLTFKGKNTIEIKNVLIGEVWLCSGQSNMKFTIAKGPATWETGVNDYEAEVAKINNPYIREYTVKETVSDTLMNDTQGEWQEANPGNARLFSAVAYYYAREIYAKTGFPIGLIASTWGGTPAEAWTKKEVLQSDADLNVILSRYDNALKSYPQEMKNYPALLAQWQKDTAAARLQNIKAPKAPAKPADPMTNSKSPYKLYNGMIAPIINYTVKGVIWYQGESNADHAYQYRKLFPAMIKSWRDDHHDQNLPFYFVQISPHYTQNAEIREAQLLTYRNVPHTGMAVTIDNGDSANVHPRNKELVGKRLALWPLAHDYGFKEMPYSGPLYKAMKIEGDKIRISFDEVGEGLVAKDGDLKEFTIAGDDHVFHGAQAKIEGNMLIVSSSLVNKPVAVRFAWRSIPYPNLYNKAGLPASPFRTDSWPGLTEGKN